From Sporocytophaga myxococcoides, one genomic window encodes:
- a CDS encoding DMT family transporter: MYWIILIIAGLFEVGFTTCLVLSKNFTNLVWAAGFFICIGLSFFLLNKASQGIPMGTAYAVWTGIGAAGTVIVGMIFFKEPTDFWRLFFIATLILSVAGLKFVAN; this comes from the coding sequence ATGTATTGGATCATTTTAATTATTGCGGGTTTGTTTGAAGTTGGGTTCACAACCTGTCTCGTGTTATCAAAAAACTTTACTAATCTTGTTTGGGCAGCTGGTTTTTTCATTTGTATTGGGCTGAGTTTTTTTCTTTTGAATAAAGCTTCACAGGGTATTCCGATGGGAACTGCTTATGCTGTATGGACTGGAATAGGTGCAGCAGGCACTGTAATCGTAGGAATGATATTTTTCAAGGAACCAACGGATTTCTGGAGGTTGTTTTTCATAGCCACACTGATTTTATCCGTTGCTGGATTGAAGTTTGTAGCCAATTGA
- a CDS encoding helix-turn-helix domain-containing protein, translated as MTFPFYYKSPLNLIQYCLENPQDKELYYGIYDDRNSGGNSVSEEIKKADKIVFSYTLKKGVEYPFSGITFYPINPSFIDLSGFDEIKLKLKAKEGKRLKLAIGTSIQNYSRNVDFNSYKNNQVIINSDKDFNEITTDLADLETPEWWFTINQKTENEIGKSDYSKVHYINISNCVSIPLDKEDQIEIEALIFYKSLIPFIVYAAVGCLVYYIFLFFIIRKKEKSVVPLQFTYKKTEVLNHFEKEEEAVFQYITSNYSKSELSILDVVDATGIYEQKVSSMIKKKTEMNFKQFLNSLRITEAKRLLKTSDLQISEIAYKVGYGNVSHFNRVFKESEKCSPNDFRKQDQKSTIS; from the coding sequence ATGACCTTTCCTTTTTACTATAAATCCCCTTTAAATCTGATTCAATATTGCTTAGAAAATCCCCAAGACAAAGAATTGTATTATGGAATATATGATGACAGGAATAGTGGAGGGAACTCTGTCTCAGAGGAGATAAAAAAAGCAGACAAAATTGTTTTCAGCTACACTTTGAAAAAAGGTGTGGAATATCCTTTTTCCGGAATAACTTTTTATCCGATAAATCCGAGTTTTATTGATCTTTCAGGTTTTGATGAAATAAAACTGAAGTTAAAGGCAAAAGAGGGGAAAAGGCTTAAACTTGCCATAGGTACAAGTATTCAAAACTATTCGAGGAATGTAGATTTCAATTCATACAAAAACAATCAGGTTATAATCAATTCTGATAAAGACTTCAATGAAATAACTACAGATTTAGCTGATTTAGAAACTCCTGAATGGTGGTTTACTATCAATCAAAAAACCGAGAATGAAATCGGTAAATCAGATTATTCTAAAGTGCATTATATAAATATTTCCAATTGTGTATCTATTCCTTTGGATAAGGAAGATCAGATAGAAATAGAGGCGTTGATTTTTTATAAAAGTCTCATCCCTTTTATTGTATATGCTGCAGTCGGTTGTCTGGTTTATTACATTTTTCTCTTCTTTATTATTAGAAAAAAAGAAAAGTCAGTTGTTCCGCTACAATTCACTTATAAGAAAACGGAGGTTTTGAATCATTTTGAAAAAGAGGAGGAAGCTGTTTTTCAATATATTACATCTAATTATTCTAAATCTGAGCTATCAATTTTGGATGTTGTGGACGCTACAGGAATCTATGAACAAAAGGTTTCTTCCATGATAAAAAAGAAAACTGAGATGAATTTCAAGCAGTTTCTCAATAGTCTTAGAATTACTGAAGCAAAGCGGCTGCTGAAAACCTCTGACCTTCAGATTTCAGAAATTGCCTATAAAGTCGGATATGGAAATGTCTCTCATTTCAACAGGGTTTTTAAGGAATCCGAAAAATGCTCACCAAACGATTTCAGAAAACAGGATCAAAAATCTACAATTAGTTGA
- a CDS encoding DUF1800 domain-containing protein: MIKRRTFIQAGSLMALPFLLPEKLLTAKPLELNSTTFQSQKDQTWNLLGKVTYGPLKKDILKVKKNGFQAYIKEQLNAPSEDSQEILQRIHSTQLDIKYDYNGYNVDEWRPITYLDKDLKFCRKEFEKVKEKGWHEWIRPGMEVVSANWIRAVYSPWQLKEMMVEFWHNHFNVTVNGDMAMGSCMPTYDRDVIRKHAFGNFRQFLEDVAKSPAMLYYLNNKSSQASPANENYARELFELHTLGSEHYLNSLYDRWRDVPGALEGKPVGYIDEDVYEASRAFTGWTVADGSFIWRGGGREEFPDTGEFFYYDAWHDNYQKRILGHEIKSNMPAMYDGRKVLDLVAFHPGTGKNICRKFLLRFMGDDYPSSLLSKAQAVWLQNINSPDQIKITLQAIFESPEFLNYKGQKVKRPYEFIVSVARATEAEFTPTMMLQWQIMGMGYKPFMWPAPTGHPDKDSNWMGPGAMLTRWRTISSILYWKGMGVFKFKFAEQTPGGLSYQAIADYWSEKLTGIRLQEKYRSRIAVLLADNAAPDSIPTINETQMEQKLTMLAQFLLSTPEFQTR; encoded by the coding sequence ATGATAAAAAGAAGGACATTTATTCAGGCCGGATCACTCATGGCGCTCCCTTTTCTTCTTCCTGAGAAATTGCTGACGGCAAAACCTCTTGAGTTAAATTCCACAACTTTTCAAAGCCAAAAGGATCAAACGTGGAACTTGCTGGGGAAAGTAACCTACGGACCCTTAAAGAAAGATATCCTTAAGGTTAAAAAGAACGGTTTTCAGGCTTATATAAAGGAACAGCTGAATGCGCCATCGGAGGACAGTCAGGAAATTTTACAACGTATCCATTCAACTCAACTGGACATTAAATATGACTATAATGGTTATAATGTGGATGAATGGAGGCCCATTACTTATCTTGATAAAGATCTTAAGTTTTGCAGAAAAGAATTTGAAAAGGTAAAAGAAAAAGGCTGGCACGAATGGATAAGGCCAGGAATGGAAGTCGTAAGTGCTAACTGGATCCGTGCAGTTTACAGTCCATGGCAGTTAAAGGAAATGATGGTTGAATTCTGGCACAACCATTTTAATGTAACAGTAAATGGTGATATGGCTATGGGAAGCTGTATGCCAACATATGACAGGGATGTTATCAGGAAACATGCATTTGGAAATTTTCGTCAGTTTCTGGAAGATGTGGCTAAAAGTCCGGCTATGCTTTATTATCTTAATAATAAATCCAGTCAGGCTAGTCCAGCAAATGAAAACTATGCAAGAGAACTTTTTGAGCTTCATACACTGGGCTCAGAACACTACCTGAACAGTCTCTACGACAGATGGAGAGATGTTCCTGGCGCTTTGGAGGGAAAGCCTGTGGGATATATAGACGAAGATGTATATGAAGCTTCAAGGGCCTTCACCGGATGGACAGTGGCTGACGGCAGTTTCATCTGGAGGGGCGGAGGTCGGGAGGAATTTCCGGATACCGGAGAGTTTTTTTATTATGATGCCTGGCATGATAATTATCAGAAAAGAATACTCGGTCATGAGATAAAGTCAAATATGCCAGCAATGTATGATGGCAGGAAAGTATTGGATCTGGTTGCTTTTCATCCGGGAACTGGAAAAAACATCTGCAGAAAGTTTTTGCTTCGATTTATGGGGGACGATTATCCTTCATCCTTGCTGAGTAAAGCTCAAGCCGTATGGTTGCAAAATATTAATTCCCCAGATCAGATAAAAATTACCTTGCAGGCTATCTTTGAATCTCCTGAATTCTTGAATTATAAAGGACAAAAGGTAAAGCGACCATATGAATTCATTGTTTCAGTCGCAAGAGCTACAGAAGCAGAATTTACCCCCACTATGATGCTGCAATGGCAGATCATGGGAATGGGCTACAAACCTTTCATGTGGCCCGCACCTACAGGGCATCCGGATAAAGATAGTAACTGGATGGGGCCCGGAGCTATGCTAACGCGATGGAGAACTATCAGTTCAATTTTATATTGGAAGGGTATGGGTGTATTTAAATTCAAATTTGCTGAACAAACTCCGGGAGGACTTTCATATCAGGCTATTGCAGATTACTGGTCTGAAAAACTTACAGGAATCAGGCTCCAGGAAAAGTACCGTTCCAGGATTGCTGTTTTGCTTGCAGATAATGCAGCACCTGATTCTATACCAACAATCAATGAAACACAAATGGAGCAAAAGCTAACCATGCTTGCTCAATTTTTATTGTCAACTCCGGAATTTCAAACTCGATAA
- a CDS encoding DUF1501 domain-containing protein — protein MDRRSLIKGCAEYLMTTGLGSDYFLTEDDSRETIVIVFLRGGMDGLNFLAPVDDSHYRAARGGKMALQEDALKINQNLVQADFRLHPEAYALKELYENKSLALIHAAGLTNGTRSHFEAQDLMELGSNSDKNLSQGWLTRYLQSFHKGNIVPAYAIGSIPPASLLGSMEQMNITEMKNLSLDFGPDLINMLSEMYGAGNSLVHRSGKGALQNIAHIAKSSKGLSFDSYTPDKSADYYSSWPGEELSSSFKTVAQLIKMEAGLKIATIDYDGWDMHDNQEWKFPRWIQALSWNLNAFYNDIHAYHKKVTIVLMTEFGRRLKANKSGGTDHGHGSVMMVLGGNVNGGNMYGSWPGLANEQLDNGVDLAVTTDYRTVLSEIMVKRNLVKDPQMIFPKFNEYKGGLGIIR, from the coding sequence ATGGATAGAAGATCGCTTATAAAAGGATGCGCCGAATACCTGATGACAACAGGATTAGGCTCGGATTATTTTTTGACTGAAGACGATTCAAGAGAAACTATAGTAATTGTATTTCTCCGAGGGGGCATGGATGGGTTGAATTTTCTAGCGCCCGTAGACGACAGTCATTACAGAGCTGCAAGGGGAGGCAAGATGGCCTTGCAGGAAGATGCTTTAAAGATAAACCAGAATCTTGTTCAGGCTGATTTCAGATTACACCCTGAAGCTTATGCATTAAAAGAATTGTATGAAAATAAATCCCTTGCTTTGATTCACGCTGCAGGGCTTACCAATGGAACAAGGAGTCACTTTGAAGCCCAGGATCTGATGGAGCTTGGAAGTAACAGTGATAAAAATCTTTCTCAGGGCTGGCTTACCAGATACCTTCAGTCATTTCACAAAGGTAATATAGTACCAGCATATGCTATTGGATCAATTCCTCCTGCATCTTTGCTTGGAAGCATGGAGCAAATGAATATTACTGAAATGAAAAATCTAAGTCTGGATTTTGGTCCGGATCTTATTAATATGCTCTCAGAAATGTATGGAGCTGGTAATTCTCTTGTACATCGATCAGGTAAGGGAGCGCTTCAGAACATTGCACATATTGCCAAATCATCAAAAGGATTAAGTTTTGATTCCTACACTCCTGATAAGTCGGCTGATTATTACAGCTCATGGCCAGGAGAGGAGCTGTCAAGTTCCTTTAAGACTGTAGCTCAGCTCATTAAAATGGAAGCTGGCCTTAAGATTGCAACCATAGATTACGATGGCTGGGATATGCACGATAATCAGGAATGGAAATTTCCGAGGTGGATACAGGCTTTGTCATGGAACCTTAATGCCTTCTACAATGACATTCATGCTTATCATAAAAAAGTGACAATTGTGCTGATGACTGAATTCGGGAGAAGGCTTAAGGCCAATAAAAGTGGAGGTACAGATCATGGGCATGGAAGCGTAATGATGGTGCTGGGAGGAAATGTCAATGGAGGAAATATGTACGGATCATGGCCAGGACTTGCAAATGAACAACTGGACAATGGTGTAGATCTTGCTGTAACAACTGATTATCGAACCGTATTGAGTGAGATAATGGTCAAGAGAAATCTGGTAAAAGATCCTCAGATGATATTTCCAAAATTTAATGAATATAAAGGAGGATTAGGGATAATCCGATAA
- a CDS encoding sensor histidine kinase: protein MRIFYKIFISHVAIGLFSVLILSFLFYNILKKSLIERTLDQLSSVNILKKNQMENYFNRTEKNLIFLFGRTDFLEKTDAIADIEKHKVYLDDHQKNELNNIGSLYDFDNIIIADSHLNSIYALNADTAFLKQFTRTKADSLKELNKDFVYYDASIYDHVGHPVLLYIIPLHSQKDPLHPGGFIVIKEHFSKFQRILYERTGMGTTGESYLVASDKRMRSVSRFFPDSLPLNIHVNSEAVQNVFKEEGRHILQDYRNIKVLSAYRKLNFDLPWAIISEIDYQEAVKPINQLKNYIIAITVVLIIVILIVTYFISNAISNPILYLKDIIMSLSKGVIPGFSIKSKGNDEIAQITEATRQLVEGTKRTTEFAHQTGAGNFEATFTTLSDKDTLGLALLSMRDKIKMLQEREVRLVREKASALLEGQENERKRFVRELHDGIGQLLTVVKLRLDAMEAKDKEKQEEKQEVLDLVNNTIGEVRRISYNVMPSVLVDFGLEAGLRGLCDNVKKYSRLNIEFTYIKETDKPLNFEVSVPVFRIVQEGLNNIIKHAKATDVFLDVMEQDDYLYLKLKDNGIGFDKADVIKKGGFGLTSMNERAKLLNGELHIESIQGEGTITELEIPINRD, encoded by the coding sequence ATGCGGATTTTTTACAAAATATTCATTTCACATGTGGCTATAGGATTATTTTCAGTCCTCATACTCTCATTTTTGTTTTATAATATTCTTAAAAAGTCACTGATAGAAAGAACTCTTGATCAATTGTCTTCGGTCAATATTCTTAAAAAAAATCAAATGGAGAATTATTTTAACCGAACAGAAAAGAATCTGATTTTTTTATTCGGTCGGACAGATTTTCTTGAGAAAACCGATGCAATTGCCGATATAGAAAAACATAAAGTTTACCTCGATGATCATCAGAAAAACGAATTAAACAACATTGGTAGTCTTTATGATTTTGATAATATTATTATCGCAGATAGTCACCTGAACAGTATTTATGCCTTAAATGCAGATACTGCTTTTTTAAAACAATTTACCCGTACCAAAGCGGATAGTTTAAAAGAATTGAACAAGGACTTTGTGTACTATGATGCATCTATATATGACCATGTAGGTCATCCCGTTTTGCTATATATAATTCCATTGCATTCCCAAAAAGATCCTCTGCATCCGGGAGGGTTTATCGTTATAAAAGAACATTTCTCAAAGTTTCAAAGAATTTTATATGAAAGAACAGGAATGGGAACAACGGGGGAATCGTATCTGGTAGCATCAGATAAAAGAATGCGCTCTGTATCCAGGTTTTTCCCTGATAGTCTCCCTTTAAATATACATGTAAATTCAGAGGCTGTTCAGAATGTTTTTAAAGAAGAAGGCCGGCATATTTTACAGGATTACAGAAATATTAAGGTATTAAGTGCTTATAGAAAATTAAACTTTGACCTTCCCTGGGCAATCATTTCCGAAATTGATTATCAGGAAGCTGTCAAACCGATTAATCAGCTAAAAAATTATATCATAGCTATTACAGTAGTACTAATAATAGTAATATTGATTGTTACCTATTTTATCTCTAATGCGATTTCAAATCCGATTTTGTATCTCAAAGATATAATAATGAGTTTGTCCAAGGGAGTTATTCCCGGATTTTCCATAAAGAGCAAAGGAAATGATGAAATAGCCCAAATTACAGAGGCTACCAGACAGCTGGTAGAGGGTACAAAAAGGACTACTGAATTTGCCCATCAGACCGGAGCTGGTAATTTTGAAGCAACATTTACAACCCTAAGCGACAAGGACACACTGGGCCTTGCTCTATTGAGTATGAGGGATAAAATTAAAATGCTTCAGGAAAGAGAAGTAAGGCTGGTAAGGGAAAAAGCATCAGCATTATTGGAAGGTCAGGAAAATGAACGTAAACGTTTTGTAAGGGAGCTACACGATGGAATAGGTCAATTGCTGACAGTGGTCAAACTTCGTCTGGATGCAATGGAGGCAAAGGATAAAGAAAAGCAAGAAGAAAAACAGGAAGTACTGGATCTTGTTAATAATACAATTGGGGAAGTAAGAAGGATATCCTATAACGTGATGCCTAGTGTTCTCGTGGATTTTGGGCTGGAAGCGGGCCTGAGAGGTTTATGTGATAATGTAAAAAAATATTCCCGATTGAATATTGAATTTACTTACATAAAAGAAACAGACAAACCTTTGAATTTTGAAGTAAGTGTTCCTGTTTTCAGAATAGTTCAGGAGGGATTGAATAATATTATAAAACATGCGAAAGCTACAGATGTATTTTTGGATGTTATGGAGCAGGATGACTATTTATATCTGAAACTTAAAGACAATGGGATTGGCTTTGATAAAGCTGATGTAATAAAAAAGGGAGGATTTGGCTTAACTAGTATGAATGAAAGAGCTAAATTGCTGAATGGTGAGTTGCATATAGAATCAATCCAGGGGGAGGGAACAATTACAGAACTTGAAATCCCTATAAACAGAGATTAA
- a CDS encoding response regulator has product MSKIKLILADDHSLIRAGFRTLLGKNEAFEIVGEATDGQDLVKMAHTIEHDVILTDITMPGQGGLDAMEQLKKENPYFKFIVLTMHEEREYVLRAIKIGAQGYLLKNIENAELAKAIKTVYDGGKYFSPFVVNLLAENYGKPEALETSEVTPREKEVLQFVAKGFSTKQIADELGISIRTVESHRINMLKKLRVSNSAELIKKAIKLNLID; this is encoded by the coding sequence ATGAGTAAGATAAAATTAATACTGGCAGACGATCATTCCCTGATCAGAGCAGGATTCAGGACATTACTTGGAAAGAATGAAGCCTTTGAAATTGTAGGAGAAGCAACGGATGGGCAAGATCTGGTAAAGATGGCTCATACCATTGAACATGATGTGATCCTCACAGATATCACTATGCCTGGCCAGGGAGGACTGGATGCAATGGAACAGCTAAAAAAGGAAAATCCCTATTTTAAATTCATTGTGCTGACCATGCATGAAGAAAGAGAATACGTACTGAGGGCAATCAAAATAGGCGCTCAGGGCTATTTACTTAAAAATATAGAAAATGCAGAGCTGGCAAAGGCTATCAAGACCGTTTATGATGGAGGGAAATATTTTAGCCCCTTTGTTGTGAATCTGCTTGCTGAAAACTATGGAAAGCCTGAAGCTCTAGAGACTTCTGAAGTTACACCCAGAGAAAAAGAAGTATTACAGTTCGTTGCAAAAGGTTTTAGCACCAAACAGATTGCTGACGAATTAGGGATCAGTATCAGAACCGTAGAGTCACATCGTATCAATATGTTGAAAAAGTTACGCGTAAGCAATTCAGCAGAATTGATCAAAAAAGCGATAAAACTTAATCTTATAGATTAA
- the nhaA gene encoding Na+/H+ antiporter NhaA codes for MTDLKKAPIEKVVRPIQKFIQQEKSGGLVLGISVIIALLLANSPWYNDYHHFFEHNIGFLFDGKTYLQYSIHHWINDGLMSIFFFVIGLELKREIVAGELSNPRKAMLPIVAAIGGMLIPAMIYIILNPKKEVQSGWGIPMATDIAFALGVLYLLGNRIPLSLKIFLTALAIVDDLGAVLVIALFYTSDISIMNLAIGLIFLLAMYMGNKMGVRSVLFYALLGIGGVWTAFLLSGVHATIASVLAAFTIPADVKIKEDVFIARIKNHLNQFAEADSNDSPTLTNKQLHILEQVSIDTEHAIPPLQRLEHVMHPFVTFLIIPIFALANAGVPFLDIDIKQILSNNIALGVALGLLIGKVVGVVGFTWLCVKIRIASFPQGMNLQNLFGLGLLASIGFTMSLFISQLAFIDEAFRVQAKIGIFVASTIGGVLGYLVLSRQHKEENKN; via the coding sequence TTGACAGATTTGAAAAAAGCTCCGATTGAAAAAGTAGTAAGACCTATTCAGAAATTTATACAACAGGAGAAATCGGGCGGACTGGTTTTGGGTATAAGTGTAATTATAGCTTTGCTTTTAGCCAACTCTCCGTGGTACAATGATTACCATCACTTCTTTGAACATAACATAGGTTTTCTATTTGACGGAAAGACTTACCTGCAGTACAGCATCCATCATTGGATAAATGATGGACTAATGTCGATTTTCTTTTTTGTTATAGGGTTAGAACTTAAAAGAGAAATTGTAGCAGGGGAATTATCCAATCCCCGAAAAGCGATGCTTCCAATTGTTGCGGCTATTGGTGGCATGCTTATACCAGCTATGATTTATATTATTCTCAATCCAAAGAAAGAAGTACAAAGCGGTTGGGGTATTCCAATGGCTACAGATATAGCTTTTGCTCTGGGAGTATTGTATCTTTTAGGCAATCGTATTCCTTTATCACTGAAAATTTTCTTGACAGCCTTGGCTATAGTGGATGATCTGGGTGCTGTTTTGGTTATTGCATTATTTTATACGTCTGATATTTCAATTATGAATTTGGCGATAGGGTTAATATTCCTTTTAGCAATGTATATGGGTAATAAAATGGGCGTGAGAAGTGTTCTTTTTTATGCTTTATTAGGAATAGGTGGTGTCTGGACAGCATTTTTATTGTCAGGTGTGCATGCAACTATTGCGTCAGTTTTAGCGGCTTTTACAATTCCAGCTGATGTGAAAATCAAAGAAGATGTTTTTATTGCGAGGATAAAAAATCACCTTAACCAATTCGCAGAAGCAGACTCTAACGATAGCCCAACTTTGACCAATAAACAATTACATATTTTAGAACAGGTATCAATAGATACAGAACATGCAATACCTCCACTACAAAGGCTGGAACACGTTATGCATCCATTTGTTACATTTCTGATCATACCAATTTTTGCATTAGCCAATGCTGGCGTTCCATTTTTGGACATTGACATAAAACAGATACTTAGTAACAATATCGCTCTTGGGGTAGCATTAGGATTATTGATAGGTAAAGTAGTTGGAGTAGTAGGATTTACCTGGCTTTGTGTTAAAATAAGAATCGCATCTTTTCCCCAAGGCATGAATCTGCAAAACCTTTTTGGATTGGGACTACTGGCTTCTATAGGATTTACAATGTCCTTGTTTATTTCACAGCTGGCTTTTATAGATGAAGCTTTTAGGGTACAAGCTAAAATCGGAATTTTTGTTGCCTCTACCATAGGTGGTGTTTTGGGATATCTCGTTTTAAGCAGACAACACAAAGAAGAGAATAAAAATTAG
- a CDS encoding ion transporter encodes MPDYIKNPKSKLDRFKQEVYIIIYGVNTPAGKAFDIGLLIAILLSVFTIMAETIEDIDRNFHKELMVLEWIFTVIFTVEYAFRIFVSKKPLKYIFSFYGIIDLLSILPMFLAVFISGSHILSSLRILRLLRLFRVFGLMEFMEESSKLKVALLASRAKIMVFLYTVLIIAILIGTLMYYIEGPENGFTSIPRSVFYTIVTLTTVGYGDMVPTTALGQFLSMILMVIGYGIIAVPTGIVGVEIAKAGDNSIGSKKTKNKEDNRLNDIVCAHCNKEGHRNDAEYCYSCGHHLHA; translated from the coding sequence ATGCCTGACTATATTAAAAATCCTAAGAGTAAGTTAGATCGATTTAAACAGGAAGTATATATCATTATCTATGGGGTAAACACTCCTGCGGGAAAAGCCTTTGATATTGGTTTGTTGATAGCCATTTTGCTTAGTGTTTTTACTATTATGGCGGAAACCATTGAGGATATCGACCGTAATTTTCACAAAGAATTGATGGTGTTGGAATGGATTTTTACTGTCATTTTTACTGTGGAATATGCATTTAGAATTTTTGTCAGCAAGAAACCGTTAAAATACATTTTTAGTTTTTATGGTATTATAGACCTGTTGTCCATATTGCCAATGTTCCTCGCCGTTTTTATTAGTGGGAGTCATATCTTGAGTAGTCTGAGAATTTTAAGATTATTAAGGCTATTCCGGGTTTTCGGTTTGATGGAATTTATGGAGGAATCTTCAAAATTAAAAGTTGCTCTATTGGCAAGCCGTGCAAAAATTATGGTTTTTCTCTATACTGTTTTAATTATTGCTATTTTAATAGGAACACTAATGTATTATATCGAAGGGCCTGAAAACGGTTTTACGAGTATTCCAAGAAGTGTATTTTATACCATTGTTACGCTTACTACAGTTGGCTATGGAGATATGGTACCTACTACTGCTTTAGGACAGTTTTTGTCGATGATTTTGATGGTTATAGGTTACGGCATAATTGCAGTACCAACGGGAATTGTGGGAGTGGAAATAGCTAAGGCAGGCGATAATTCTATTGGCAGTAAAAAAACTAAAAACAAAGAAGATAATAGATTAAATGATATAGTATGTGCCCATTGCAACAAAGAAGGTCATAGAAATGATGCAGAATATTGTTATAGTTGTGGACATCATTTGCATGCTTAG
- the ade gene encoding adenine deaminase: protein MSSKTIPGNIIDIEGRRIYKGYITISDGRIEKIKESAEVSENVYILPGFVDSHVHIESSMLVPSEFARLAVLHGTVATVSDPHEIANVCGMEGVEFMVNNGKQVPFKFNFGAPSCVPATTFETAGDEITAKDIETLLKKPEIKYLAEMMNWPGVLFDDPIVYEKINIAKKLGKVIDGHAPGLKGEQAKRYIAAGISTDHECFTAEEALDKLKSGMKILIREGSAAKNFEALIDLLNDYEDSIMFCSDDKHPDNLVVRHINELVKRALDKGIDLYKILKAACINPVKHYGLEVGLLKSGDPADFIIIDNLKDFNILKTYINGELVAENKKSYIKSISVSPINRFNTPLKKVSDFKIASSTGKTRVMEALDGQLITRSIDTELPLENGFVQTLPEKDILKITVVNRYKEAIPSKAFIKGFGLKQGALASSIAHDSHNIVSVGVNDEDITKAVNEVINNRGGISAVFEGKIYSLPLPVGGLMSADDGYLVADKYTELDKISKAMGSTLSSPYMTLSFMALLVIPSLKLSDLGLFDGDKFEFVQ from the coding sequence ATGAGCTCTAAGACAATCCCCGGCAACATCATTGACATTGAAGGAAGACGCATTTATAAAGGATATATAACAATATCAGACGGACGAATAGAGAAAATCAAAGAATCAGCAGAAGTAAGTGAAAATGTATATATCCTTCCAGGTTTTGTAGATTCTCATGTTCATATAGAAAGCTCTATGCTTGTACCCTCTGAATTTGCCAGACTTGCCGTTTTGCATGGTACTGTAGCTACAGTGTCTGACCCTCATGAAATTGCCAATGTCTGTGGTATGGAAGGCGTTGAATTTATGGTGAATAATGGGAAACAGGTTCCATTTAAATTTAATTTTGGCGCCCCTTCCTGCGTACCTGCAACTACCTTTGAAACTGCAGGAGATGAGATCACTGCGAAAGACATTGAAACGCTTTTAAAAAAGCCTGAAATAAAATATCTGGCAGAAATGATGAACTGGCCAGGTGTACTTTTCGATGATCCGATTGTATACGAAAAGATCAATATTGCAAAAAAACTGGGAAAAGTGATAGATGGGCATGCTCCAGGTCTTAAAGGAGAGCAGGCGAAGCGATATATTGCAGCAGGTATTTCTACAGATCATGAATGCTTCACTGCTGAAGAAGCTTTAGACAAGCTGAAATCAGGAATGAAAATACTTATAAGAGAAGGAAGCGCTGCCAAAAACTTTGAAGCTCTTATCGATCTTTTAAATGATTACGAAGATTCTATTATGTTTTGTTCTGATGATAAGCATCCGGACAATCTTGTTGTAAGGCATATCAATGAGCTGGTGAAAAGAGCTCTAGACAAAGGAATTGATCTATATAAAATCTTGAAAGCAGCCTGCATCAACCCGGTAAAACATTATGGACTGGAAGTTGGCCTTCTTAAATCCGGAGATCCTGCAGATTTTATTATTATTGATAATCTTAAAGACTTTAATATTCTCAAAACATATATAAATGGTGAGCTTGTTGCCGAAAATAAAAAGAGCTATATAAAATCAATATCTGTATCCCCTATTAACAGATTTAATACGCCTTTGAAGAAGGTTTCAGATTTTAAGATAGCATCTTCAACAGGAAAAACCAGAGTGATGGAAGCTCTGGATGGACAACTGATCACCAGATCCATCGATACTGAACTACCACTCGAAAACGGTTTTGTACAAACATTGCCAGAGAAAGACATATTAAAAATCACTGTTGTTAACAGATATAAAGAAGCAATTCCTTCAAAGGCATTCATCAAAGGGTTCGGTTTAAAGCAAGGAGCACTTGCTTCATCTATCGCACATGATTCTCATAATATAGTATCTGTTGGCGTAAATGATGAAGATATTACCAAAGCTGTAAACGAAGTGATCAATAACCGGGGTGGTATATCTGCTGTATTTGAAGGAAAAATTTATTCATTACCTCTTCCGGTTGGTGGATTAATGTCTGCAGATGATGGCTATTTGGTAGCTGATAAATATACAGAGCTTGACAAAATCTCCAAAGCAATGGGAAGCACACTTTCTTCACCATACATGACATTGTCTTTTATGGCTTTGCTGGTGATACCATCTCTTAAACTCAGTGACCTTGGGCTGTTTGATGGAGATAAGTTTGAATTTGTTCAATAA
- a CDS encoding YwbE family protein, which translates to MENQTRANIKPGILVDIILKKDQKTGMLTRGIVKNILTSAAKHHRGIKVRLENGKIGRVQKIVAT; encoded by the coding sequence ATGGAAAATCAGACCAGAGCCAATATTAAACCGGGAATTTTAGTGGATATTATTTTAAAGAAGGATCAAAAGACAGGTATGTTAACCAGAGGCATAGTGAAAAATATATTAACAAGCGCGGCTAAACATCACAGAGGGATAAAGGTTCGTCTTGAAAATGGAAAAATAGGAAGGGTGCAGAAAATAGTGGCAACATAA